From one Chryseobacterium sp. 3008163 genomic stretch:
- a CDS encoding YkgJ family cysteine cluster protein → MNLELYKKQALEKQKEHKKFLEGLKKKPPKNLDYIVQEIHEEVFEKIDCLQCANCCKTTGPLYTEKDIERISKHLRMKQADFESKFLRVDEDNDKVLQNLPCYFLNEDNTCSIYEVRPKACREYPHTDRKKIYQINDLMIKNTVICPAAFEFVESMMKNLNK, encoded by the coding sequence ATGAATTTAGAATTATACAAAAAACAGGCTTTAGAAAAGCAGAAAGAGCATAAAAAATTCTTAGAAGGTTTGAAAAAAAAGCCTCCTAAAAATCTTGATTACATTGTTCAGGAAATACATGAAGAAGTTTTTGAAAAAATAGACTGTCTTCAGTGTGCCAATTGCTGTAAAACGACCGGACCACTTTATACGGAGAAAGATATCGAAAGGATTTCCAAACATCTTCGCATGAAGCAGGCAGATTTTGAAAGTAAATTTCTACGTGTTGATGAAGATAATGACAAAGTTCTCCAAAACCTACCTTGCTATTTTCTAAATGAAGATAATACCTGCTCAATCTACGAAGTTCGTCCGAAAGCGTGCAGAGAATATCCACATACAGACCGAAAGAAAATCTATCAGATTAATGATTTAATGATAAAAAATACGGTCATTTGCCCGGCTGCTTTTGAGTTTGTTGAAAGCATGATGAAGAATTTGAATAAATAG
- a CDS encoding ion channel, which yields MAKGFRKRIKQENAENSGFGSRASGRFINKDGLPNVRRRGVNVFNRLSWYHTMLNLSSFRFITYLVMMYILINLVFACIYYLIGVEHLTGIDKSNPLDEFIDVFFFSSQTFTTVGYGRIAPIGFLASLVATFEAFLGLLTFAIATGLFYGRFSRPRAYLRFSDIAVIAPFQDVTALMFRLAPYKNNALTDADVTLSTAIEINEDGTTKSNFYRLETHLSKINTLSLNWTIVHKIDENSPFAGFSADDFKNTNIEIIVHVRAFDEVFSNTVVQRASYVSREIIYGAKFSPMYYPDEEKDSTVLDLDKINEYQKVELPVFEAEKS from the coding sequence ATGGCAAAAGGTTTCAGAAAAAGAATCAAACAGGAAAACGCTGAAAACAGTGGCTTTGGAAGTCGGGCTTCGGGAAGATTTATCAATAAAGACGGGCTTCCTAATGTAAGAAGAAGAGGGGTTAACGTCTTCAACAGGCTGAGTTGGTATCATACGATGCTGAATTTATCGTCATTTCGATTCATAACCTATTTGGTGATGATGTATATTCTGATCAATCTGGTTTTTGCGTGTATTTACTACCTGATTGGTGTAGAGCATCTTACCGGAATAGATAAGAGCAATCCTTTAGATGAATTTATTGATGTGTTTTTCTTTAGTTCACAAACTTTTACTACGGTTGGTTACGGCAGAATTGCTCCGATAGGATTTTTGGCAAGTTTGGTTGCTACTTTTGAGGCGTTTTTAGGATTGCTTACCTTTGCCATTGCAACAGGTTTGTTTTACGGAAGATTTTCAAGACCCAGAGCTTATCTAAGGTTTTCAGATATTGCGGTGATTGCTCCTTTTCAGGATGTTACAGCGTTGATGTTCAGGTTGGCTCCTTATAAAAATAATGCTTTGACAGATGCTGATGTTACCCTTTCGACAGCCATTGAGATTAATGAAGATGGAACGACGAAAAGTAATTTCTACCGACTCGAAACTCATTTAAGTAAAATCAATACTTTATCTCTGAACTGGACGATAGTGCATAAAATTGATGAGAATTCTCCATTTGCCGGATTTTCTGCTGATGATTTTAAAAATACAAATATTGAAATCATCGTACATGTACGAGCGTTTGATGAAGTGTTTTCAAATACGGTTGTTCAGAGAGCATCGTATGTGTCGAGGGAGATTATCTACGGAGCAAAATTTTCTCCAATGTATTATCCTGACGAAGAGAAGGATTCAACGGTTCTGGATCTTGATAAAATAAATGAATATCAGAAAGTAGAACTTCCGGTTTTTGAGGCGGAGAAATCATAA
- a CDS encoding group III truncated hemoglobin, giving the protein MKNLESREDIELLVNSFYDKVVKDETIGFFFKDIVKVDFQKHLPKMYSFWETILFGQMSYKGNPMAVHFPINQLEAMEKHHFAQWLKLWKQTIEENFTGQNADMAITKSENIANLMAYKMEVARKL; this is encoded by the coding sequence ATGAAAAATTTAGAATCGAGAGAAGATATAGAGTTGCTTGTTAATTCATTTTACGATAAAGTGGTAAAGGATGAAACGATCGGTTTCTTCTTTAAAGACATTGTAAAAGTTGATTTTCAAAAGCATTTACCAAAAATGTATTCTTTCTGGGAAACTATTTTGTTCGGACAAATGAGCTATAAAGGAAATCCGATGGCAGTACATTTCCCGATCAACCAATTGGAAGCAATGGAAAAGCATCATTTTGCACAATGGTTAAAACTGTGGAAACAAACTATTGAAGAAAATTTCACAGGTCAAAATGCTGATATGGCAATTACAAAGTCAGAAAACATCGCCAATCTGATGGCTTACAAAATGGAAGTGGCGAGAAAACTTTAA